In one Pseudarthrobacter sp. NBSH8 genomic region, the following are encoded:
- a CDS encoding DUF72 domain-containing protein has product MAVHIGTSGWSYDHWENVLYPPGPPARDRLQHYVSRFGTVELNASFYRWPRETSFASWRRRLPEGFAMSVKAPRGLTHGKRLYGPEVWTERIARCWHELGGKRAVLLVQLPPQLERDDARLDYFLAALPWWIRVTVEFRHPSWDHPAVYALLERHQAAYCIMSGADLPCILRATAPFVYLRLHGPDHQYLYGGSYSDTDLQWWADRIREWSAAGKDVYAYFNNDGGGNAVRNAGTLRRLLGEG; this is encoded by the coding sequence GTGGCTGTACATATCGGCACGTCCGGCTGGAGCTACGACCACTGGGAGAACGTGCTCTACCCGCCTGGCCCCCCGGCCCGCGACAGGCTGCAGCACTACGTTTCCCGGTTCGGCACCGTTGAGTTGAACGCCAGCTTTTACCGGTGGCCCCGGGAAACCTCCTTCGCCAGCTGGCGGCGCAGGCTCCCGGAAGGGTTCGCGATGTCCGTCAAAGCTCCGCGCGGCCTGACGCACGGCAAAAGACTTTACGGACCTGAAGTCTGGACGGAGCGTATTGCCCGCTGCTGGCACGAGCTGGGCGGCAAACGGGCTGTCCTGTTGGTTCAACTGCCTCCACAGCTGGAACGCGATGATGCCCGGCTGGATTACTTTCTCGCCGCCCTCCCGTGGTGGATCCGGGTGACCGTGGAATTCCGGCATCCCAGCTGGGACCATCCGGCGGTGTACGCCCTGCTGGAACGGCACCAGGCCGCTTACTGCATCATGAGCGGCGCCGATCTGCCGTGTATCCTCCGCGCCACAGCGCCCTTCGTCTACCTCCGTCTTCACGGCCCTGACCATCAGTACCTGTACGGCGGTTCCTACTCCGATACGGACCTGCAGTGGTGGGCGGACCGGATCCGCGAATGGTCCGCGGCCGGCAAGGACGTTTATGCCTATTTCAATAACGACGGCGGCGGGAACGCCGTGCGGAACGCCGGCACCCTCCGCCGACTCCTTGGTGAGGGCTGA
- a CDS encoding App1 family protein → MDRAPQNSPQNTPQNTPHSAPLSGTQLFRLAHRISDVVNGVRVRLAKRWNFTPQTIAYQGYGSSGWVRVLGRVMLTSIPVPGSKAEHAARNGTQNVRGWRAFTSVPVQLVEVEITIGGVTTRVRADRGGLVDTVVDVQLPPGWHTAILRADGTEPVETLIQVIDAEAKFGIVSDIDDTVMVTALPRPFLALWNTFVLSERARMATPGMAVLLDRLTLEHPDAPVIYLSTGPWNAAPTLARFLSRNMYPSGALLLTDWGLTQDRWFRSGQEHKHRNLERLAKEFPDMRWLLIGDNGQHDEQIYSGFAQENADKVAAIAIRQLSVSESVFAGGHSEDGDHTTSVVPWIYSPDGAGMAKQLKVLDLL, encoded by the coding sequence ATGGACAGGGCTCCTCAGAATTCACCGCAGAACACTCCGCAGAACACTCCGCATTCCGCACCACTGTCCGGCACCCAGCTTTTCCGCCTGGCGCACCGGATCTCAGACGTCGTCAACGGCGTCCGCGTCCGGCTCGCCAAGCGCTGGAATTTCACGCCACAGACCATTGCGTACCAGGGCTACGGTTCTTCCGGATGGGTACGCGTGCTGGGCCGCGTCATGCTCACCAGCATTCCTGTACCAGGCAGCAAGGCCGAGCACGCAGCCCGAAACGGCACGCAAAACGTCCGCGGCTGGCGGGCCTTCACCAGCGTCCCGGTGCAGTTGGTCGAGGTGGAAATCACCATCGGCGGGGTCACCACCCGGGTCCGGGCAGACCGGGGCGGCCTCGTCGACACAGTGGTGGACGTGCAGCTCCCGCCCGGCTGGCACACCGCCATCCTGCGGGCCGACGGGACCGAACCCGTGGAGACGCTGATCCAAGTGATTGATGCCGAGGCCAAGTTCGGCATTGTGTCGGACATCGACGACACCGTCATGGTCACCGCCCTGCCCCGGCCGTTCCTGGCACTGTGGAACACGTTTGTCCTCAGCGAACGGGCCCGGATGGCCACGCCGGGGATGGCCGTCCTGCTGGACCGCCTCACACTTGAACACCCGGACGCGCCGGTCATCTATCTGTCCACGGGTCCGTGGAATGCCGCCCCCACCCTGGCCCGGTTCCTGAGCCGGAACATGTATCCCTCCGGCGCCCTCCTGCTCACCGACTGGGGCCTGACCCAGGACCGCTGGTTCCGCAGCGGGCAGGAGCACAAGCACCGCAACCTGGAGCGGCTCGCGAAGGAATTTCCGGATATGCGCTGGCTCCTGATCGGCGACAACGGCCAGCACGACGAGCAGATTTATTCAGGCTTTGCCCAGGAAAACGCCGACAAAGTAGCCGCCATCGCCATCCGGCAGCTCTCCGTCAGCGAGTCCGTCTTCGCCGGCGGGCACTCCGAGGACGGCGACCACACCACCTCGGTGGTGCCCTGGATCTATTCGCCGGACGGCGCCGGGATGGCCAAACAGCTCAAGGTCCTGGACCTTCTCTAG